A portion of the Bacteroides faecium genome contains these proteins:
- the gcvT gene encoding glycine cleavage system aminomethyltransferase GcvT, with protein MKTTPFTEKHIALGAKMHEFAGYNMPIEYSGIIDEHLTVCQNVGVFDVSHMGEFWVKGPNALAFLQKVTSNNVAALAPGKIQYTCFPNEEGGIVDDLLVYHFEPEKYMLVVNAANMEKDWNWCVSHNTEGAELENSSDNIGQLAVQGPKAILALQKLTDIDLSAIPYYTFKVGKFAGKENVIISNTGYTGAGGFELYFYPDAADAIWQAVFEAGEEYGIKPIGLGARDTLRLEMGFCLYGNDLDDTTSPIEAGLGWITKFVDGKNFINRPMLEKQKTEGVTRKLVGFEMIDRGIPRHDYELVNPEGEKIGVVTSGTMSPTRKIGIGMGYVKPEYSKVGTEICIDMRGRKLKAVVVKPPFRK; from the coding sequence ATGAAAACCACTCCGTTTACAGAGAAACATATAGCACTTGGTGCTAAGATGCATGAATTTGCAGGTTATAATATGCCTATTGAATACTCCGGTATCATTGACGAACATCTCACTGTTTGTCAGAATGTCGGTGTGTTCGATGTGTCCCATATGGGAGAATTTTGGGTGAAAGGGCCGAATGCGTTGGCTTTTCTTCAAAAAGTGACTTCCAATAATGTGGCGGCGCTGGCTCCGGGCAAGATACAGTATACTTGTTTTCCTAATGAAGAAGGTGGTATCGTAGATGACTTGCTGGTTTATCATTTTGAACCGGAAAAATATATGTTGGTAGTCAATGCTGCCAATATGGAGAAGGACTGGAACTGGTGCGTTTCCCATAATACGGAGGGTGCGGAACTGGAAAATTCTTCGGATAATATCGGGCAGCTTGCTGTGCAGGGTCCGAAAGCGATTCTTGCTTTGCAGAAGTTGACGGATATTGATTTGTCGGCTATTCCGTATTATACGTTTAAGGTAGGAAAGTTTGCGGGCAAAGAGAATGTGATAATCTCCAATACGGGCTATACAGGTGCGGGAGGTTTTGAGCTGTATTTCTATCCGGATGCTGCTGATGCTATTTGGCAGGCTGTTTTCGAAGCAGGTGAAGAGTATGGTATCAAGCCTATCGGTTTGGGAGCTCGTGATACGCTTCGGCTGGAGATGGGATTCTGTCTGTATGGAAACGACTTGGATGATACAACCTCTCCGATAGAAGCCGGATTGGGATGGATTACTAAGTTCGTGGACGGTAAGAATTTCATCAACCGTCCTATGCTGGAAAAGCAGAAAACGGAAGGTGTTACCCGTAAATTAGTCGGTTTTGAAATGATTGACCGGGGGATTCCTCGTCATGACTATGAACTGGTGAATCCGGAAGGTGAGAAGATTGGTGTAGTGACTTCGGGTACTATGTCGCCTACTCGCAAGATCGGTATCGGTATGGGGTATGTGAAGCCTGAATATAGCAAGGTTGGTACGGAAATCTGCATTGATATGCGTGGACGTAAATTGAAAGCGGTAGTGGTAAAGCCACCTTTTAGAAAATAA
- the crcB gene encoding fluoride efflux transporter CrcB: MSKEIIYIFIGGGTGSALRYCVQLFMHERIVPYHFPWATFTVNLLGSFLIGLFYALSERFHLPFEVRLFLTTGLCGGFTTFSTFSSDGIGLLKGEFYGTFILYTLLSIGIGLAAALAGGYVGKQI, translated from the coding sequence ATGAGTAAAGAAATTATCTATATCTTTATCGGGGGCGGCACCGGCAGTGCGTTACGCTATTGCGTCCAGTTGTTCATGCACGAACGGATTGTCCCCTACCATTTTCCATGGGCTACGTTCACCGTCAATCTGCTTGGCAGTTTCCTTATCGGCCTGTTTTATGCCCTTTCAGAACGGTTCCATCTTCCTTTCGAAGTCCGCCTATTTCTGACAACGGGATTGTGCGGTGGTTTCACCACCTTCTCCACTTTTTCCAGTGACGGTATAGGTCTGTTGAAAGGAGAATTCTACGGAACATTCATCCTCTATACCTTATTAAGTATAGGAATAGGACTGGCTGCCGCACTGGCCGGTGGATATGTGGGAAAGCAAATCTAA
- a CDS encoding cation:proton antiporter produces the protein MSQLPTLIADLALILICAGIMTLLFKKLKQPLVLGYVVAGFLASPHMPYTPSVMDTANIKTWADIGVIFLLFALGLEFSFKKIVKVGGSAIIAACTIIFCMILLGIGVGMGFGWHRMDSLFLGGMIAMSSTTIIYKAFDDLGLRKKQFTGLVLSILILEDILAIVLMVMLSTMAVSHNFEGTEMLESIGKLLFFLILWFVVGIYLIPEFLKRCRKLMGEETLLIVSLALCFGMVVMAANTGFSAAFGAFIMGSILAETIEAESIDRLVKPVKDLFGAIFFVSVGMMVDPAMIVEYAVPIIVITVAVILGQSIFGTFGVILSGKPLKTAMQCGFSLTQIGEFAFIIASLGVSLHVTSDFLYPIVVAVSVITTFLTPYMIRFAEPASSFVDAHLPASWRKLLMRYSSGSQTALNHENLWKKLILAMVRITVVYSIVSISVIALSFRFVVPFFKENLPHFWASLLGAVFIILCIAPFLRAIMVKKNHSVEFMTLWHDSRANRAPLVSTIVIRIMIAALFVIFVISGLFKASIGLVIGVAVLVVLLMVWSRRLKKQSISIERRFFQNLRSREVRAEYLGEKKPEYAGRLLSHDLHLADMEIPGESNWAGKTLMELNLGKKFGVHVASILRGKRRINIPGGSVRLFPMDKIQVIGTDEQLNVFNEAMQNGAKVDWEIYEKSEMTLKQFIIDGDSVFLGKTIRESGIRDKYHCMIAGIESEDGTLMVPDVNTALKEGDVVWLVGEKEDVYQLVNQKNEKVQAG, from the coding sequence ATGTCTCAATTACCTACGCTTATAGCCGACCTCGCACTGATATTGATATGTGCGGGTATTATGACTCTATTATTTAAGAAGTTAAAGCAACCTCTAGTCTTGGGGTATGTTGTTGCCGGCTTTCTGGCAAGTCCGCATATGCCTTATACGCCTTCGGTGATGGATACTGCGAATATCAAAACATGGGCGGATATAGGTGTTATCTTCTTGCTGTTTGCCCTCGGACTTGAATTTAGTTTTAAGAAGATTGTGAAAGTGGGCGGCTCTGCTATTATTGCTGCCTGTACTATTATCTTCTGTATGATTTTGTTGGGAATAGGTGTCGGCATGGGTTTTGGTTGGCACAGGATGGATAGCCTGTTTCTGGGTGGTATGATTGCAATGTCTTCCACTACCATTATTTATAAGGCTTTCGATGATCTCGGACTAAGGAAAAAGCAATTTACCGGATTGGTATTGAGTATCTTGATTTTGGAGGATATTTTGGCTATCGTGTTGATGGTGATGCTTTCTACTATGGCGGTGAGCCACAATTTTGAAGGCACGGAGATGTTGGAGAGTATCGGTAAATTATTATTCTTCCTTATTTTGTGGTTTGTAGTTGGTATCTACCTGATTCCGGAATTTCTGAAGCGTTGCCGTAAGTTAATGGGGGAGGAGACTCTGCTTATCGTGTCGTTGGCGCTATGTTTCGGTATGGTAGTGATGGCTGCCAATACCGGATTCTCTGCTGCATTCGGTGCGTTTATCATGGGCTCTATCCTGGCGGAAACGATTGAGGCGGAATCCATAGACCGGTTGGTGAAACCTGTAAAAGACCTTTTCGGAGCTATCTTTTTCGTATCGGTGGGTATGATGGTGGATCCTGCGATGATTGTGGAATATGCTGTGCCTATTATTGTGATTACTGTGGCTGTTATTTTAGGGCAATCTATCTTCGGGACTTTTGGAGTGATACTCTCCGGTAAACCTTTAAAGACGGCTATGCAGTGCGGATTCAGTTTGACGCAGATTGGTGAGTTCGCGTTTATTATTGCATCTCTGGGTGTCTCGTTGCATGTGACGAGCGACTTTCTGTATCCGATAGTGGTAGCGGTTTCCGTCATTACTACCTTTCTTACTCCTTATATGATTCGCTTTGCCGAACCTGCTTCTTCTTTTGTTGACGCTCATCTTCCCGCTTCGTGGAGGAAGCTTCTGATGCGTTACTCTTCCGGCTCACAGACTGCGCTCAACCATGAGAATTTGTGGAAGAAGCTGATATTGGCAATGGTGCGTATTACGGTGGTTTATTCCATTGTCAGTATATCGGTTATTGCGCTTTCTTTCCGTTTCGTCGTCCCTTTCTTCAAGGAGAATTTGCCGCATTTTTGGGCTTCATTGTTGGGGGCGGTATTTATCATTCTTTGTATTGCTCCCTTCTTGCGGGCTATAATGGTGAAGAAAAACCATTCGGTGGAATTTATGACTTTGTGGCATGACAGTCGTGCGAATCGTGCTCCTTTAGTATCGACAATCGTTATCCGTATTATGATAGCGGCACTCTTTGTCATCTTTGTGATTTCCGGTTTGTTCAAAGCGTCTATCGGATTGGTTATTGGTGTAGCTGTGCTTGTCGTATTGTTGATGGTATGGTCGCGCCGCTTGAAAAAGCAATCTATTTCGATTGAACGTCGTTTCTTTCAAAATCTGCGTTCCAGGGAGGTACGTGCGGAGTATTTGGGAGAGAAAAAACCGGAATATGCCGGACGTTTGTTGTCGCATGACCTGCATCTGGCGGATATGGAAATTCCGGGAGAATCCAATTGGGCGGGAAAGACATTGATGGAGTTGAATTTGGGAAAGAAGTTTGGCGTTCATGTGGCTTCCATTCTTCGGGGGAAGAGGCGGATTAATATTCCGGGTGGCTCTGTTCGCCTGTTTCCGATGGATAAAATACAGGTAATAGGGACGGATGAACAGTTGAATGTGTTCAATGAAGCGATGCAGAATGGAGCGAAGGTGGACTGGGAGATATACGAAAAGAGTGAAATGACCTTGAAACAGTTTATCATTGATGGTGATTCTGTTTTCTTGGGCAAAACGATACGTGAATCGGGTATCCGGGATAAATATCATTGCATGATAGCAGGGATAGAAAGTGAGGACGGGACATTGATGGTGCCCGACGTAAATACAGCTCTCAAAGAAGGTGATGTGGTATGGTTAGTAGGGGAAAAAGAGGATGTGTACCAATTAGTCAATCAAAAAAACGAAAAAGTACAAGCCGGATAA
- a CDS encoding M23 family peptidase, whose translation MKQHLKFIILFAFSLSACHISAQSLRKLMERPFGIVESKWETDTQGNQELNYYNEDYCDYYLYRMSDRSYNLTPGKNTIFKIEKNASFDNPFKSASSYKHYRGKFPANFQINTPYALPVKDGQKTGWQTDPRESVKTLNFRIKEGDLVYATRSGIACKTTNPRQLLVYHADQTFSAYLVMSENFIQPGEEVHVGQPVGKAGPSRVSISFFFLDENKFKGGESSGYPYSHFIPVFRTTEGDVKLKEKTIYQAVVDDELIMQDMSKRDKKKYMKHKNQK comes from the coding sequence ATGAAGCAACACCTTAAATTTATTATCTTATTCGCATTCTCCCTATCCGCCTGCCATATCTCCGCCCAGTCCTTGCGAAAGTTAATGGAACGTCCGTTCGGAATCGTTGAATCAAAATGGGAAACGGACACACAGGGTAACCAGGAACTGAATTACTACAACGAGGATTATTGCGACTATTATCTATATCGCATGAGTGACCGTTCATACAATCTGACTCCCGGAAAAAATACCATATTCAAAATAGAAAAGAATGCATCGTTCGATAATCCGTTCAAGAGTGCATCGAGCTACAAACACTATCGCGGTAAGTTTCCTGCAAACTTTCAAATCAACACTCCTTATGCCTTACCTGTGAAAGACGGGCAAAAAACGGGCTGGCAAACCGACCCGCGAGAATCAGTAAAGACGCTCAACTTCCGCATAAAAGAAGGTGACTTAGTTTATGCCACCCGCAGCGGAATAGCCTGCAAGACAACCAATCCACGGCAATTGCTTGTCTATCACGCCGACCAGACTTTCTCGGCTTATCTGGTAATGAGCGAGAATTTCATTCAGCCGGGTGAAGAAGTACATGTCGGACAACCCGTAGGAAAAGCAGGACCTTCGAGAGTTTCCATCTCCTTCTTCTTTTTGGATGAGAATAAATTCAAAGGCGGAGAATCTTCGGGATATCCTTATTCCCACTTCATACCTGTGTTTCGTACAACAGAAGGAGACGTTAAGCTCAAAGAGAAAACAATCTATCAGGCAGTTGTCGATGATGAACTTATCATGCAGGATATGAGCAAACGCGACAAAAAGAAATATATGAAACATAAGAATCAGAAATAA
- a CDS encoding HIT family protein — translation MKSDPKECLYCQNNETLHNLMIEIAQLSVSRVFLFKEQTYRGRCLVAYKDHANDLNELSDEDRNAFMADVARVTRAMQKAFQPEKINYGAYSDKLSHLHFHLAPKYVDGPDYGGVFQMNPGKVYLTDEEYQELIDAVKAHL, via the coding sequence ATGAAGAGCGATCCAAAAGAGTGTCTGTATTGTCAGAACAATGAAACGCTGCATAATCTGATGATTGAGATTGCGCAGTTGAGTGTGTCACGTGTATTCCTGTTTAAGGAACAAACATATCGTGGACGTTGCCTTGTAGCATACAAAGACCATGCGAATGATTTGAATGAGTTGAGTGACGAAGACCGTAATGCTTTTATGGCTGACGTAGCACGCGTTACCCGTGCCATGCAAAAAGCTTTCCAGCCGGAAAAGATAAATTATGGCGCTTACTCTGATAAACTATCCCATTTGCACTTCCATTTGGCACCTAAATATGTGGATGGGCCTGATTATGGTGGTGTATTCCAAATGAATCCGGGAAAGGTTTATCTGACAGATGAAGAATATCAGGAATTAATTGATGCTGTAAAAGCACATCTATAA
- a CDS encoding glycoside hydrolase family 97 protein: MKNMKTRTAMWLCLLLAFLVGTSAKAESITSPDGQLKLNFSVNAQGEPVYRLSYKGKDVIKPSKLGLELKNDPGLMNGFILVDTKTSTFDETWEPVWGEVKSIRNHYNEMAVTLNQKAQDRNITICFRLYNDGLGFRYEFPLQKNLNYFVIKEEHSQFAMTGDHTAFWIPGDYDTQEYDYTESKLSEIRGLLQGAITGNASQTSFSPTGVQTSLQMKTADGLYINLHEAALVDYSCMHLNLDDKNLIFESWLTPDSQGDKGYMQAPCRSPWRTVIVSDDARDILASKLTLNLNEPCAYEDVSWIKPVKYIGVWWEMISGKSSWAYTDDVYSVKLGETDYSKTKPNGRHAANNDNVKRYIDFASQHGFDQVLVEGWNEGWEDWFGNSKDYVFDFITPYPDFDLKMLNAYAKAKGVKLMMHHETSASARNYERHLDTAYQFMVDNGYDAVKSGYVGNIIPRGEHHYGQWMNDHYLYAVKKAADYKICVNAHEAVRPTGLCRTYPNLIGNESARGTEYEAFAGNKPFHTTLLPFTRQIGGPMDYTPGIFDTKLSFLQGDHSFVRTTLAKQLALYVTMYSPLQMAADFPENYERHLDAFQFIKDVALDWDDSKYLEAEPGDYITVARKAKGTDNWFVGGITDENPRTSTFALDFLEPGKQYVATLYEDGKDADFEKNPTSYQIKKGIVTAKTRISAKLARSGGFALSLIEATPADKKIIKKWK, encoded by the coding sequence ATGAAGAACATGAAAACAAGAACCGCAATGTGGCTTTGCCTGCTGCTTGCTTTTTTAGTCGGTACATCAGCAAAAGCTGAAAGTATTACTTCTCCCGATGGGCAATTGAAGCTTAATTTCTCCGTCAACGCACAAGGAGAACCCGTGTATAGACTTTCTTATAAGGGAAAGGATGTGATTAAACCTTCCAAACTGGGATTGGAACTGAAGAATGATCCGGGGTTAATGAATGGATTTATTTTGGTCGATACCAAAACTTCTACTTTTGATGAAACTTGGGAACCGGTGTGGGGAGAGGTAAAATCAATACGCAATCATTATAATGAAATGGCTGTTACCTTGAATCAAAAGGCACAGGATCGCAATATTACTATCTGCTTTCGTCTTTATAATGATGGTTTGGGATTTCGCTACGAGTTTCCGCTACAAAAGAATTTGAATTACTTTGTTATTAAGGAAGAACATTCGCAGTTTGCCATGACAGGGGATCATACAGCCTTTTGGATTCCCGGTGACTATGATACGCAGGAATATGACTATACCGAATCCAAACTTTCGGAAATCCGTGGATTATTACAGGGAGCAATTACCGGAAATGCTTCTCAAACCTCTTTCTCGCCAACAGGTGTACAGACTTCTCTGCAAATGAAAACAGCCGACGGCTTGTATATCAACTTGCACGAAGCTGCTTTGGTAGACTATTCTTGCATGCATTTGAATCTCGACGATAAGAATTTGATTTTTGAATCATGGCTGACACCGGATTCGCAGGGAGATAAAGGATATATGCAAGCTCCTTGCCGGTCGCCCTGGCGCACGGTGATTGTTAGTGATGATGCCCGTGATATTCTGGCTTCCAAGTTGACGTTGAACCTGAACGAGCCTTGTGCCTACGAAGATGTTTCCTGGATTAAGCCTGTGAAGTATATCGGTGTGTGGTGGGAAATGATTAGTGGAAAAAGCTCATGGGCATATACGGACGATGTTTATTCCGTGAAACTCGGTGAGACGGATTATTCAAAGACAAAGCCGAACGGACGGCACGCTGCGAATAATGACAATGTGAAACGTTATATTGACTTTGCGTCCCAACATGGATTCGACCAGGTATTGGTGGAAGGCTGGAACGAAGGTTGGGAAGACTGGTTCGGCAATTCGAAAGATTATGTATTTGATTTCATAACTCCTTATCCCGACTTCGATTTGAAAATGCTCAATGCCTATGCGAAAGCAAAAGGAGTGAAGTTGATGATGCATCATGAAACCTCTGCTTCTGCACGCAACTATGAACGTCATTTGGATACTGCTTATCAATTTATGGTAGATAATGGATATGATGCTGTCAAGAGTGGTTATGTAGGTAATATCATTCCTCGCGGAGAACATCACTACGGACAATGGATGAATGATCATTATCTGTATGCAGTGAAGAAAGCGGCGGATTACAAGATTTGTGTAAATGCGCACGAAGCGGTTCGCCCGACCGGATTATGCCGTACTTATCCCAATCTGATTGGCAATGAATCGGCACGCGGTACGGAATATGAAGCCTTCGCAGGCAATAAGCCGTTCCATACGACGCTGCTTCCTTTCACCCGTCAGATTGGCGGCCCGATGGATTATACTCCGGGTATCTTCGATACAAAACTCTCTTTCCTGCAAGGCGACCATAGTTTTGTGCGTACTACGTTGGCTAAACAACTGGCTCTTTATGTTACGATGTATAGCCCGTTGCAGATGGCAGCCGATTTTCCGGAGAATTATGAACGCCACCTGGATGCTTTCCAATTTATTAAAGATGTGGCGCTTGATTGGGATGACAGTAAATATCTGGAAGCGGAACCGGGAGATTATATCACTGTAGCCCGTAAGGCAAAAGGTACTGATAACTGGTTTGTGGGTGGTATCACCGACGAAAATCCCCGCACTTCTACGTTTGCACTCGATTTCCTTGAACCGGGAAAGCAATATGTAGCTACGCTGTATGAAGATGGTAAAGACGCGGATTTTGAAAAGAATCCTACTTCTTATCAAATAAAGAAGGGCATCGTAACCGCTAAAACCCGTATCTCAGCGAAACTTGCCCGGAGCGGAGGATTTGCGTTGAGTCTGATTGAAGCAACCCCGGCAGACAAGAAGATAATTAAGAAATGGAAATAA
- a CDS encoding pentapeptide repeat-containing protein → MIKRNSAKPVRVVPPMTEEQEISTNTLQEWLDREETISHLLFCKGREEGIDKSYKSFKNCTFRHQTFSECKFRSSQLTDVRFENCDLSNISFAESSLYRVEFISCKLLGTNLSETTMNHVLLHDCNAGYVNLAMSKMNQVRFAHSQLRNGSLNDCRFSSVAFDSCDLVEADFSHAPLRGIDLRTSRISGITLNISDLKGAIITSLQAMDLLPLLGVVIED, encoded by the coding sequence ATGATAAAAAGAAATTCAGCAAAACCCGTCCGCGTAGTTCCACCCATGACGGAAGAACAGGAAATCAGTACAAACACCTTGCAAGAGTGGCTCGACAGAGAAGAAACCATCTCCCATCTTCTATTCTGTAAAGGAAGAGAAGAAGGTATCGACAAATCCTACAAGAGCTTCAAGAACTGTACTTTCCGGCATCAGACCTTTAGCGAATGTAAGTTCCGTTCTTCCCAGTTGACCGATGTCCGGTTTGAGAATTGCGATTTATCAAACATCTCTTTTGCCGAAAGTTCCCTTTACCGGGTAGAATTTATCTCCTGCAAACTCTTAGGAACCAATCTATCCGAGACAACCATGAATCATGTCCTGCTACACGATTGCAATGCGGGATACGTCAACCTGGCAATGAGTAAGATGAATCAGGTACGTTTTGCACACAGCCAGCTTCGAAACGGAAGTTTGAACGACTGCCGTTTTTCATCCGTCGCTTTCGATAGCTGCGACCTGGTAGAAGCCGACTTCTCGCATGCCCCGCTTCGCGGAATAGACTTGCGCACTTCCCGTATCAGCGGAATCACGCTTAATATCAGTGACCTGAAAGGGGCTATCATCACCTCTCTGCAAGCGATGGATTTACTTCCGCTGCTAGGCGTTGTCATCGAGGATTAA
- a CDS encoding amidophosphoribosyltransferase, which produces MGGFFGTVSKTSCVTDLFYGTDYNSHLGTKRGGLATYSKEKGFIRSIHNLESTYFRTKFEGELDKFKGNAGIGIISDTDAQPIIINSHLGRFAIITVAKIVNIQQLEDELLSQNMHFAELSSSNTNQTELIALLIIQGRNFVEGVENVFKHIKGSCSMLILTEDGSIIAARDQWGRTPVVIGKKDGAYAATSESSSFPNLDYEIEKYLGPGEIVRMYDDHIEQLRKPNEDMQICSFLWVYYGFPTSCYEGKNVEEVRFTSGLKMGQTDESEVDCACGIPDSGVGMALGYAEGKGVPYHRAISKYTPTWPRSFTPSNQEMRSLVAKMKLIPNRAMLQGKRLLFCDDSIVRGTQLRDNVKILYDYGAKEVHMRIACPPLIYACPFVGFSASKNALELITRRIIQELEGDENKNLEKYATTGSPEYEKMVSIIAERFGLSSLKFNTLETLIEAIGLPKCKVCTHCFDGSSHF; this is translated from the coding sequence ATGGGAGGTTTTTTCGGAACAGTCTCGAAAACTAGTTGCGTGACTGATTTATTCTACGGTACAGATTATAACTCACATCTGGGTACAAAGCGGGGAGGACTCGCGACATATAGTAAGGAAAAAGGGTTTATCCGTTCCATTCATAATTTGGAAAGTACCTATTTTCGAACCAAGTTCGAAGGAGAACTGGACAAGTTTAAAGGAAACGCCGGCATCGGCATTATCAGTGACACAGACGCACAACCTATCATTATCAACTCTCACCTCGGCCGCTTCGCCATTATCACCGTCGCAAAAATAGTCAATATCCAACAACTGGAGGATGAACTTCTCAGTCAAAATATGCACTTCGCCGAACTAAGTTCGAGCAACACTAATCAAACGGAACTTATCGCACTGCTTATAATACAAGGTAGAAACTTTGTCGAAGGTGTCGAAAATGTGTTCAAGCATATCAAAGGTTCTTGTTCCATGCTTATCCTGACGGAAGATGGAAGTATCATCGCCGCCCGCGACCAGTGGGGACGTACTCCTGTTGTAATCGGCAAGAAAGACGGTGCTTATGCTGCGACAAGCGAATCATCCAGTTTCCCGAATCTGGATTATGAGATTGAGAAATATTTGGGACCGGGTGAAATTGTCCGTATGTATGATGACCATATTGAACAGCTTCGCAAACCGAACGAGGATATGCAGATTTGTTCTTTCCTGTGGGTGTACTATGGTTTTCCGACTTCTTGCTACGAAGGCAAGAATGTGGAAGAAGTCCGTTTCACAAGCGGATTGAAGATGGGGCAGACGGATGAATCGGAAGTGGATTGTGCCTGTGGTATCCCTGATTCGGGAGTAGGTATGGCTTTGGGGTATGCAGAAGGAAAGGGAGTTCCCTATCATCGCGCCATCTCAAAATATACGCCGACATGGCCTCGCAGCTTTACACCCAGCAATCAGGAAATGCGTTCGTTGGTTGCCAAGATGAAGTTGATTCCGAACCGTGCAATGCTTCAGGGAAAACGTCTGTTGTTCTGTGACGATTCAATAGTTCGCGGTACGCAGCTACGTGACAATGTGAAGATTCTATATGATTATGGAGCAAAAGAGGTGCATATGCGTATCGCCTGTCCGCCGTTGATTTATGCTTGCCCGTTTGTGGGATTCTCTGCTTCCAAGAATGCATTGGAATTGATTACCCGCCGTATTATTCAGGAACTGGAAGGTGACGAAAATAAGAATTTGGAAAAATATGCTACTACCGGTTCTCCCGAATATGAAAAGATGGTCAGCATCATTGCCGAACGTTTCGGCCTGTCTTCCTTGAAGTTCAATACGCTGGAAACACTGATTGAAGCTATCGGATTGCCCAAGTGTAAAGTGTGTACACACTGCTTTGATGGCAGTAGTCACTTTTAA
- the pepT gene encoding peptidase T, translated as MTLVDRFLKYVSFDTQSDESTGLTPSTPKQMIFAEYLKAELESLGLEDITLDGHGYLFATLPANIDKEVPTIGFIAHMDTSPDMSGKDVTPRIVEKYDGSDIVLCAEENVILSPAQFPELLDHKGEDLIVTNGKTLLGADDKAGIAEIVSAMVYLKEHPEIKHGKIRIGFNPDEEIGEGAHKFDVEKFGCEWGYTMDGGEVGELEFENFNAAAAKVIFKGRNVHPGYAKNKMINSIFLANRFITLLPAQERPEHTTGYEGFYHLIGIQGEVEQSTVSYIIRDHDRAKFEDRKKEIERLVAQMNEEYGAGTVTLELRDQYYNMREKIEPVMHIIDTAFAAMEAVGVKPNVKPIRGGTDGAQLSFKGLPCPNIFAGGLNFHGRYEFVPVQNMEKAMKVIVKIAELVASK; from the coding sequence ATGACTTTAGTAGACAGATTTTTAAAGTATGTGAGCTTCGATACGCAATCTGACGAATCGACAGGGCTTACTCCCAGTACTCCGAAACAGATGATATTCGCCGAATACCTGAAAGCGGAATTGGAATCTTTGGGATTGGAAGATATTACTTTGGACGGGCATGGTTATCTTTTTGCTACGCTTCCTGCCAATATAGATAAAGAAGTGCCGACTATCGGTTTTATTGCCCATATGGATACAAGTCCTGATATGAGCGGTAAGGATGTGACTCCGCGTATCGTTGAAAAGTACGATGGCTCGGACATTGTGCTTTGTGCGGAAGAGAATGTAATCCTTTCTCCTGCGCAATTCCCCGAATTGCTGGATCATAAGGGCGAAGACCTGATTGTGACCAATGGAAAAACTTTGCTCGGTGCTGACGATAAGGCGGGTATTGCGGAAATCGTTTCGGCAATGGTTTATCTGAAAGAACATCCCGAAATCAAGCATGGAAAGATTCGTATCGGATTCAATCCCGATGAAGAAATCGGTGAGGGTGCCCATAAGTTCGATGTAGAGAAATTCGGTTGTGAGTGGGGATATACAATGGATGGCGGTGAAGTGGGAGAGCTGGAGTTTGAGAACTTCAATGCTGCTGCTGCCAAAGTTATCTTTAAAGGGCGCAATGTGCATCCTGGCTATGCCAAGAATAAGATGATTAATTCTATCTTCCTTGCCAACCGGTTTATAACCTTGCTTCCTGCACAGGAAAGGCCCGAACATACTACGGGATATGAAGGTTTCTATCATCTGATAGGAATTCAGGGTGAAGTGGAACAAAGTACTGTTTCTTATATCATCCGCGACCATGACCGTGCTAAATTTGAAGACCGCAAGAAGGAGATAGAACGCCTGGTGGCTCAAATGAATGAAGAATATGGCGCAGGTACGGTAACTCTTGAGTTGCGCGACCAATATTATAATATGCGTGAGAAGATAGAGCCGGTAATGCATATCATCGACACTGCTTTTGCCGCAATGGAAGCCGTTGGTGTGAAGCCGAATGTGAAACCGATTCGTGGCGGTACGGATGGCGCGCAACTTTCTTTCAAAGGGTTGCCTTGCCCGAACATCTTTGCCGGTGGTCTGAATTTCCACGGACGCTACGAGTTTGTTCCTGTTCAGAACATGGAAAAGGCTATGAAAGTCATTGTGAAGATTGCCGAACTGGTCGCTTCCAAATAA